Proteins from a single region of Scleropages formosus chromosome 22, fSclFor1.1, whole genome shotgun sequence:
- the sh2d5 gene encoding SH2 domain-containing protein 5 isoform X3, translated as MAHALRRISLSTTCPSDEQFAFVSHNPGSLDTQLYCHLFKARHARAAQFLNVLLCRCFQLLYLQKNPEEAEGQSASPLPTPAPSLLNQGFPLSVSALVSFRRAPMLGLLSGEKPPSQHSDEQPSSPEEGPTSSPILVRKKAIRNKVLRSGAYRSFTYTSHKQRSMENQLNLSQGKRRESQAVPRGRSPSLAETEEALAEAVWCCAGISSASSSSLLEDDVLGSFLLSSQATAPGCGSLTVRCPSGLVTYKINKTSKGKYLLQNCHKEFDTIAALVEHYHEFMGELECPLSYARVNHCYEWDENIGKALTFSTSKVPVNV; from the exons ATGGCCCACGCACTGCGCAGGAtctccctctccaccacctGCCCCTCAGATGAGCAGTTTGCTTTCGTCTCCCACAACCCCGGGAGTCTTGACACCCAGCTCTACTGCCACCTCTTCAAGGCGAGACACGCTCGAGCA GCCCAGTTTCTGAATGTGCTGTTGTGCCGctgcttccagctgttgtacctgcAGAAGAATCCAGAGGAAGCTGAAGGGCAATCAGCGAGCCCCCTGCCAACCCCCGCTCCATCCCTGCTCAACCAGGGTTTCCCCCTTAGTGTCAGTGCCCTGGTGTCTTTCCGGAGGGCCCCCATGCTGGGACTTCTGTCAGGGGAAAAG CCCCCCTCCCAGCACAGTGATGAGCAACCAAGCAGCCCAGAGGAGGGCCCCACCTCTTCTCCCATCCTGGTGCGCAAGAAAGCTATCAGAAACAAAGTGCTGCGCTCCGGGGCATATCGTTCTTTTACTTACACCTCCCACAAGCAGCGAAGCATGGAAAATCAGCTCAACTTATCACAAG GAAAGAGGAGGGAAAGCCAGGCTGTTCCAAGGGGCCGATCCCCCAGCCTGGCTGAGACAGAAGAAGCCCTTGCAGAAGCTGTGTGGTGCTGTGCTGGCATCTCTAG TGCGAGCAGCTCTTCTCTGCTGGAGGACGACGTCCTAGGCTcgttcctcctctcctctcaggCCACGGCACCTGGGTGTGGGTCCTTGACTGTACGCTGCCCCTCCGGCCTGGTCACATACAAAATCAACAAAACTAGTAAAGGAAAATACCTACTTCAG AATTGTCACAAAGAGTTTGACACCATTGCTGCCTTGGTCGAGCACTACCATGAGTTCATGGGGGAGCTGGAGTGCCCACTGAGCTACGCTCGCGTTAACCATTGCTACGAGTGGGATGAGAACATTGGAAAAGCCCTGACTTTCAGCACAAGTAAGGTCCCAGTTAATGTGTAG
- the sh2d5 gene encoding SH2 domain-containing protein 5 isoform X1, with protein MGETAAAEEDGTVTRSAEYVGSFPVDDCCLDDQIQLLHRQLQFLKTCPRRRSVSLKFSIKGVKMYDEDEMTLLMAHALRRISLSTTCPSDEQFAFVSHNPGSLDTQLYCHLFKARHARAAQFLNVLLCRCFQLLYLQKNPEEAEGQSASPLPTPAPSLLNQGFPLSVSALVSFRRAPMLGLLSGEKPPSQHSDEQPSSPEEGPTSSPILVRKKAIRNKVLRSGAYRSFTYTSHKQRSMENQLNLSQGKRRESQAVPRGRSPSLAETEEALAEAVWCCAGISSASSSSLLEDDVLGSFLLSSQATAPGCGSLTVRCPSGLVTYKINKTSKGKYLLQNCHKEFDTIAALVEHYHEFMGELECPLSYARVNHCYEWDENIGKALTFSTSKVPVNV; from the exons ATGGGCGAGACAGCAGCCGCAGAAGAAGATGGAACTGTGACGAGATCGGCCGAG TACGTGGGGTCCTTCCCCGTGGATGACTGCTGCCTGGATGACCAGATCCAGCTGCTACACAGACAGCTGCAGTTTCTCAAG ACTTGCCCCAGGCGGAGGTCGGTCTCCTTAAAATTCTCCATCAAAGGGGTGAAGATGTATGATGAGGATGAAATG ACCTTGCTGATGGCCCACGCACTGCGCAGGAtctccctctccaccacctGCCCCTCAGATGAGCAGTTTGCTTTCGTCTCCCACAACCCCGGGAGTCTTGACACCCAGCTCTACTGCCACCTCTTCAAGGCGAGACACGCTCGAGCA GCCCAGTTTCTGAATGTGCTGTTGTGCCGctgcttccagctgttgtacctgcAGAAGAATCCAGAGGAAGCTGAAGGGCAATCAGCGAGCCCCCTGCCAACCCCCGCTCCATCCCTGCTCAACCAGGGTTTCCCCCTTAGTGTCAGTGCCCTGGTGTCTTTCCGGAGGGCCCCCATGCTGGGACTTCTGTCAGGGGAAAAG CCCCCCTCCCAGCACAGTGATGAGCAACCAAGCAGCCCAGAGGAGGGCCCCACCTCTTCTCCCATCCTGGTGCGCAAGAAAGCTATCAGAAACAAAGTGCTGCGCTCCGGGGCATATCGTTCTTTTACTTACACCTCCCACAAGCAGCGAAGCATGGAAAATCAGCTCAACTTATCACAAG GAAAGAGGAGGGAAAGCCAGGCTGTTCCAAGGGGCCGATCCCCCAGCCTGGCTGAGACAGAAGAAGCCCTTGCAGAAGCTGTGTGGTGCTGTGCTGGCATCTCTAG TGCGAGCAGCTCTTCTCTGCTGGAGGACGACGTCCTAGGCTcgttcctcctctcctctcaggCCACGGCACCTGGGTGTGGGTCCTTGACTGTACGCTGCCCCTCCGGCCTGGTCACATACAAAATCAACAAAACTAGTAAAGGAAAATACCTACTTCAG AATTGTCACAAAGAGTTTGACACCATTGCTGCCTTGGTCGAGCACTACCATGAGTTCATGGGGGAGCTGGAGTGCCCACTGAGCTACGCTCGCGTTAACCATTGCTACGAGTGGGATGAGAACATTGGAAAAGCCCTGACTTTCAGCACAAGTAAGGTCCCAGTTAATGTGTAG
- the sh2d5 gene encoding SH2 domain-containing protein 5 isoform X2 translates to MGETAAAEEDGTVTRSAEYVGSFPVDDCCLDDQIQLLHRQLQFLKTCPRRRSVSLKFSIKGVKMYDEDEMTLLMAHALRRISLSTTCPSDEQFAFVSHNPGSLDTQLYCHLFKAQFLNVLLCRCFQLLYLQKNPEEAEGQSASPLPTPAPSLLNQGFPLSVSALVSFRRAPMLGLLSGEKPPSQHSDEQPSSPEEGPTSSPILVRKKAIRNKVLRSGAYRSFTYTSHKQRSMENQLNLSQGKRRESQAVPRGRSPSLAETEEALAEAVWCCAGISSASSSSLLEDDVLGSFLLSSQATAPGCGSLTVRCPSGLVTYKINKTSKGKYLLQNCHKEFDTIAALVEHYHEFMGELECPLSYARVNHCYEWDENIGKALTFSTSKVPVNV, encoded by the exons ATGGGCGAGACAGCAGCCGCAGAAGAAGATGGAACTGTGACGAGATCGGCCGAG TACGTGGGGTCCTTCCCCGTGGATGACTGCTGCCTGGATGACCAGATCCAGCTGCTACACAGACAGCTGCAGTTTCTCAAG ACTTGCCCCAGGCGGAGGTCGGTCTCCTTAAAATTCTCCATCAAAGGGGTGAAGATGTATGATGAGGATGAAATG ACCTTGCTGATGGCCCACGCACTGCGCAGGAtctccctctccaccacctGCCCCTCAGATGAGCAGTTTGCTTTCGTCTCCCACAACCCCGGGAGTCTTGACACCCAGCTCTACTGCCACCTCTTCAAG GCCCAGTTTCTGAATGTGCTGTTGTGCCGctgcttccagctgttgtacctgcAGAAGAATCCAGAGGAAGCTGAAGGGCAATCAGCGAGCCCCCTGCCAACCCCCGCTCCATCCCTGCTCAACCAGGGTTTCCCCCTTAGTGTCAGTGCCCTGGTGTCTTTCCGGAGGGCCCCCATGCTGGGACTTCTGTCAGGGGAAAAG CCCCCCTCCCAGCACAGTGATGAGCAACCAAGCAGCCCAGAGGAGGGCCCCACCTCTTCTCCCATCCTGGTGCGCAAGAAAGCTATCAGAAACAAAGTGCTGCGCTCCGGGGCATATCGTTCTTTTACTTACACCTCCCACAAGCAGCGAAGCATGGAAAATCAGCTCAACTTATCACAAG GAAAGAGGAGGGAAAGCCAGGCTGTTCCAAGGGGCCGATCCCCCAGCCTGGCTGAGACAGAAGAAGCCCTTGCAGAAGCTGTGTGGTGCTGTGCTGGCATCTCTAG TGCGAGCAGCTCTTCTCTGCTGGAGGACGACGTCCTAGGCTcgttcctcctctcctctcaggCCACGGCACCTGGGTGTGGGTCCTTGACTGTACGCTGCCCCTCCGGCCTGGTCACATACAAAATCAACAAAACTAGTAAAGGAAAATACCTACTTCAG AATTGTCACAAAGAGTTTGACACCATTGCTGCCTTGGTCGAGCACTACCATGAGTTCATGGGGGAGCTGGAGTGCCCACTGAGCTACGCTCGCGTTAACCATTGCTACGAGTGGGATGAGAACATTGGAAAAGCCCTGACTTTCAGCACAAGTAAGGTCCCAGTTAATGTGTAG